A stretch of the Thunnus thynnus chromosome 7, fThuThy2.1, whole genome shotgun sequence genome encodes the following:
- the polr1g gene encoding CD3e molecule, epsilon associated protein — MPRDISSSSSEDEADSPTTESPVQQKETDKKTTRYQCPADFVSFCHKPCSNTLTESLKSNKKELWLIKAPASFNPECVSGIKVPLSGLQTVKIPAPADGAKSGAGQQIYSILASTHGTSELRLLTSNKKASDGVVFGPAFSGLLNVCETYGDSSTNQAPQVIPATPAPSIPTGLKQRFHPFGSKTPTLTCVAESEADGAAFGPSSTTLRPLVVKRFIEEADEEEERKKKKKKKKEKRIKTEREEEEEVVRVKEEPVAEIQDEVTMEPDSQEGDVSEEKRKKKKKKKDREREEVEEGGESEVRVKQEEVSVKCEPMDTSYGDVADGSGKKKKKKKKSKTDDD, encoded by the exons atgcCAAGAGACATATCATCTTCATCAAGTGAAGATGAAGCAGACAGCCCCACCACGGAGTCACCGGTACAGCAGAAAGAAACCG ATAAGAAGACCACCAGGTACCAGTGTCCTGCTGACTTTGTGTCTTTCTGCCATAAGCCCTGCAGCAACACACTAACAGAGAGTCTAAAGAGCAACAAGAAGGAGTTATGGCTCATTAAAGCTCCTGCCAGCTTTAACCCAGAATG TGTCAGTGGCATCAAGGTGCCCCTCTCAGGTCTCCAGACCGTGAAGATTCCCGCTCCTGCAGACGGAGCCAAGAGTGGCGCAGGCCAGCAGATCTACAGCATCTTGGCGTCCACTCACGGTACCTCAGAGCTCCGCCTGCTCACCAGCAATAAGAAGGCGTCAGACGGTGTGGTTTTTGGCCCTGCTTTCTCAGGCCTGCTTAATGTATGTGAGACCTACGGAGACAGCAGCACCAACCAGGCCCCTCAGGTCATCCCAGCTACTCCAGCGCCCTCCATACCAACCGGGCTCAAACAGAGGTTCCACCCGTTCGGCAGCAAGACCCCCACACTCACCTGCGTGGCAGAGAGCGAGGCGGACGGAGCCGCTTTCGGGCCCTCGTCTACAACCCTCCGTCCCCTTGTAGTCAAACGGTTCATAGAAGAAgcagacgaggaggaggagaggaaaaagaagaagaagaaaaagaaagaaaagagaataaagacagaacgagaggaggaggaggaagtggtgaGAGTGAAAGAGGAACCTGTAGCTGAAATCCAGGATGAAGTGACGATGGAGCCCGACTCTCAGGAGGGCGACGTttcagaggagaagaggaagaagaagaagaaaaagaaggacaGGGAgcgagaggaggtggaggaaggaggagagtcTGAAGTTAGAGTGAAACAGGAAGAAGTTTCAGTGAAATGCGAACCAATGGACACTTCGTATGGTGATGTAGCGGACGGctcaggaaagaaaaagaagaagaagaagaaaagcaaaactGATGACGACTAG
- the irf2bp1 gene encoding interferon regulatory factor 2-binding protein 1, whose translation MSSPSSSRRQWCYLCDLPKMPWTVVWDFSEVVCRGCVNYEGANQIEFLIASARQLKRTHGMQDGNVRSPGPSPNKHGTTGRGETAADGGRPHTDRFDRGGRGESTGSAIRVPPNGLHRDGQPPPEVNRQSPSGSRRPMLGAAIPPSLVTQSIAGIPHGLLAGMPAGLTARTAPMSSPMIFPAPVLAEMSRRQLGIGMGIAPFITPELERELSSSQNQPKIQTQVHTSVTASSASKSTGLPSSSSSMAGGVSQTSPKPASSPARQPRPLTARSGAEPLGSSTSAEAATTAAALPHSGASELGSASANNTHSTGNTLSCTLCHERLEDTHFVQCPSVPGHRFCFPCTRVYIQSRRGDGEVYCPSGERCPLDTSPNSPPWAFMQGEVSTILGTPAAGAGAASAAASGAATGPGPGPGSASGAGTGAASGAAAGSGDVTVKKERET comes from the exons ATGTcgtccccctcctcctccaggcGCCAGTGGTGCTACCTGTGCGACCTGCCAAAGATGCCGTGGACTGTGGTGTGGGACTTCAGCGAGGTGGTCTGTCGAGGCTGCGTGAACTACGAAGGCGCGAATCAGATTGAATTCCTGATAGCGAGCGCCCGACAGCTGAAACGAACTCACGGGATGCAGGACGGTAACGTCCGGTCACCCGGTCCTTCGCCTAATAAACACGGCACAACTGGCAGAGGAGAGACGGCTGCAGACGGGGGCAGGCCACACACCGACCGCTTTGacaggggagggagaggagaaagtaCTGGGTCCGCTATCCGCGTGCCGCCCAACGGGCTGCACCGTGACGGCCAGCCGCCTCCGGAGGTGAACCGGCAGAGCCCCAGCGGCAGCCGAAGACCCATGCTCGGCGCTGCCATCCCTCCCAGTCTAGTAACTCAAAGTATTGCAGGGATCCCTCATGGGTTGCTTGCAGGCATGCCGGCGGGTCTGACCGCCAGGACAGCTCCTATGAGCAGCCCCATGATCTTCCCTGCCCCGGTGCTGGCCGAGATGAGCCGCAGACAGCTGGGAATAGGGATGGGGATAGCCCCTTTCATCACTCCAGAGCTTGAGCGAGAGTTGAGTTCATCCCAGAACCAGCCCAAGATACAGACACAGGTCCACACGTCTGTGACTGCCAGCAGCGCCAGCAAGAGCACAGGCCTGCCTTCTTCGTCCTCCTCCATGGCTGGGGGTGTGAGCCAGACAAGCCCAAAGCCTGCCTCTTCTCCAGCCAGGCAGCCACGACCACTGACTGCGAGGTCCGGAGCAGAGCCCCTGGGATCCAGCACCTCCGCAGAAGCAGCCACCACAGCTGCAGCTTTACCCCACAGTGGTGCCTCCGAGCTGGGATCAGCGTCAGCAAACAACACCCACTCAACCGGAAACACTCTGTCCTGCACATTGTGTCATGAGAGGCTGGAAGACACACACTTTGTTCAGTGTCCATCAGTGCCAGGGCACAG GTTCTGCTTCCCCTGCACCAGAGTGTACATTCAGAGCCGACGGGGTGATGGGGAGGTGTACTGCCCCAGCGGAGAGCGCTGTCCGTTGGATACCTCTCCCAACAGTCCCCCCTGGGCCTTCATGCAGGGAGAGGTCTCCACCATACTGGGCACTCCTGCAGCGGGAGCAGGAGCTGCATCGGCTGCTGCATCTGGAGCCGCGACCGGGCCTGGGCCTGGGCCCGGGTCCGCCTCCGGGGCCGGAACCGGAGCTGCCAGTGGAGCCGCAGCTGGAAGTGGAGACGTCACCgtcaagaaagagagagagacgtga